The DNA window GTACGTTCCCAGACTGGCATGCCGCGCAATAAACCAGATCGACTATAAGATGTTGAACAGTTGACCAAACACAGCTCTAATCTGACATCCAAGGCTCAGATTCTTAAAAGATACATTTGTAATGCGTGATGCTTGTTTGACATCTTTTTGTCTGGCACACAGAACGAAGTCAAATCAAGCCAAAATGCACAAGTTGCTTTCTCTTGAGAAATTTAATGAAACGTGTTGATTAAACTTCACTTTTTTGCACAGCAGGAAGTCGCACAGGAAGTTTAGTGATAAGGCAACTACCGTTTTCAGTAAGACTAAGAGCTAGTGAAATAAAGTAAAATGTCCGACGAAGAAACGTCGGTCTGATTTCATCAGCCATGGTTGTAAATTAGAATATAGAGGATTTATTAATCCCGTCCTGGAATTAAGTAACAGAGAAATATATCAATGAAGTTGGTCATGACTGTTGATGAGCCCACGTGTTGCTGCTATGGAATATTCCCCGCTGATAAAACTACTCATCCTGCTGTTGGTGACCTTCATCGTGTGTCTCCCGGAGCTTTTCCCACCATACCAAGGTACGTGGCACAAAGTAGATTGATGGTACTCATATGACCATACGAGACTTCATGTTTGATtggacacacagaaacacattgaTATGTTGTATTTAACAAGCAGATCTTCTTGCTAGTCCAGGAATACATGCCTTCCTCTTCATGACAGATTGGAGTAGCAAACCTAACCAAACCTGATCTGAAGAACTTCACTATCGCATCGCTATTGGTATCTTGGCTATATAGCTCACTGAGCATTGTCTGATAAGTGACGTTTAGGAGGTCTCGCTTGTATCCATTTCACATTGATATCTAACTACCATGTCATTATAAAAACTCTTGACAAAAATAAATCACTTTGAAGCCAACAGTGACAGACTAAGGAGGTCCTGAAAACAAACATTAcgtaattaatttttttgtcaCTATTTTCATCTGCTTTGAAATACATTCTGATTAATATAGTAAAACTACAAATACAATAATCTGTAGATTAAAAcagaattaattttcatttgaGATGAAtgtcaaaataaacatttaaaataagtatCTACAAGCCCAAATAAGATTTTCTCAGATATTTATACTGAGCATTCACGgacatacattttcaaaattactttttttatgGCACAGAGGATGTGAGTTGCCAGTGATTTGCTTTTACAAATGattctgctttgtggaattACATTGTGTTATTTGGACTGGCAGCCAATACGTATGAAATACTCCCAATTTGTCACTGTATAAAAAATATGATTCAGGCAAACACGGTATCTGGTTCAATTTAGATCAAAAGAAATGACAGTTTTTAGCCAAAACACTTAAAATGGGCTAAAAAGTGAAATCCAACCTACGAAAACAGCAAAAACAATTTGCGCAACACTGTCCCCTCATGGTCATTAATCAAAACTGCAGGGGCCCTGAGTTATCTCCAGCGCTGCTGTGGTTCACTGCTGCCAGTTTAATGTTAATAACGTTCATCAAGAATTCTCACGGCCAATGCAGAGTATTTAGGCCTTAGGGGTGTTTAAACATTCTGTGTCACATTACCATGATGCAGGAGAGCCAAACACGACTAAGATATCAGGATGTTTACTCGACAGAATGCATAGTGATCAGCGCAAAAGGATTCTGAGGGCTGTTTGCAAAGTCTCTTCTGTCCAGTAATATTCTATCTGCAAGTTTTCTAGAATATCTCCATTTTTTTTgtatcattcatccatctaaACGCAGTTCAGGGGAGAATAGATCTTACCTGCATGGGATTCCAACCCTGTCTGAAGCAGAGGCACCGTGAACTGGTGTGCCCTCCCAACACAGAGGACACAGGGCACAGGAATGAGTGCCTGGGATGTACCAACAGCAGCATCATGGGGGTGTCGCCCGGCGTCACCTCCGGAAACACAAACGGGTCAGACAGTCCAGAGACAGGCTGGTCCAGGTGTGAGATCACAGCAGACCTGGAGGCCCTGAAATGGACAGGTGAGGTCACCGCCTCCTGTAGATCACCATTAGCTAGGCCAGCTAGCGTGATCTGGGAGAACTGACATGCGTTTTCACTATTCCGGTTAAGGAGGTGAACTTATGTATTTGTTGACGAGGATCCCTTTAGGGACGTATATAAAATAACTGGTGTTACCGCTGTACAGCAATTCcacttcttgtttttttttttttttttttccgccaTCTTCAGAGCTGTCCAGCCTCTCAAAACTGCAAGAAAGAGAAACATGTCTTGTCTAAACCCAGTGGTGTATTTTTAAACCTGCATGTGACAGTATGATAAATCAGCTCTGCCGTTTGCCAGAAACCAGCAGGAATCCGACCTTGGATGAGCGGACCTGCAACTGCCTGATTTGGGCAGCAGGGGACGAGCGTTTATCTCGGCTCACAAAGTAATGGAGCAAGTTTTCTGCGTTTTGAGCAAAACGACTGTGCCAGACTAAAAACGCAAGCGAAGCTCTTCAGAAGAAGTCTCACTTTCGTTTTTACCGTTTCATCCATTTCCGACCCCAAATTAAGAACTTCCAAACACACAATGTACTTAGCTATTTTCTGCCCCCTATAACTCTAACCACGTATCTCTTTCACACAGTATCACACCATCTGGTGTCACAGCAGGTGACTGACCTGTTCCTGGGCATTTAGGTGACACTGATTAACCCTTATTCTCAGGGTAGAACTATGTTTGTTAAGTCCTGCTGCTCTCAAATTGCTGGCCACACTCCAGTCAACCTCAGAGTTCAACATCCAGAGGACCCACTCCAGAGAAATGACTGTACTCTCTGGGCCACCTTAGAAGGGGTGGGTCGAGGATtgtttaaggtggggggggggagacataaGAGGGGGTATAATTCATACAGAAGCATACAGAGggaccaaccttatcattagccaatgactTGTTTTGAATTGTTGAGTGACAGGGGAAAGGGGCActtcaggggccaatcagctttcaacTAGAGTGGGTGCCTCTGTGGCCCCGACCCTGTATAAGAGTCCCCAAGTGTCAGCTTCTCATTCCTTCCCTTTGTCTTCCTCTAACCTTTTATCCCCAGGAGCTAATGTAGAATTGTCTGTACTTCAGTCCGGGGACCACAAGCTGCACAATGCCACACTCGTGGGCTGTGTAGACAGCTGTGAGCTCATTGCTGGAATCCAGCATCCCCTGATCTGCTGCATGGAGGACCCTGCCTCAACCTTGAACCACAGTCACTGCATCCTGTGTGCCTTGGGCTTTGAGAATGCATCCATTAATGTTACGCTACTGTGGACGCACACGCAGCACGGTAGGGCGCCTTCTCCTGGCCACCGTGCCCCCGATGTTAGCGGGACTTAACAAAAGTGTTACATGTCCCTGCTTAACGTCTGGAGGGCTGGTGTTTGCTATTCCCTGGTTTACGATGTAAAACACCTTGTAACTGGGCTAGTACCTTAAGCAGGGTGTTTGACCTGCATAGCTCCAGTAAAATATTCAGATGTAGCTACAGTGGTTGCTCTGGATGCAGCACAAGGAGAGCAACTCAAGTTCTTTAAAAGGCTGCATCCTATAAAAGCCCCAGACTTGGTCCTGGTGTGCAGAACCTCTCCCCTCCAAGGGCTAATCTTTAGCCACAGaaacttcatgaaccatttgctgtatttttgaccccactagatggcgctctttttttgctttggggcatgttTTGAGCCCTGTTATTagcagagagcaccatctagtggggtcagaaaacacagcaaacggttcatgaagcttcatttggccatcactactcaTCATCATTCTGGGGAGTGGTAGAGCATCTCTTCCGCCTTCTGTGTTCATAGGCTTCTTCTGGTCGTGCTCCTACCGGCTGGTGTGGCTCGCCATAGTGATGACTGTCATCCTGCTGGTCATCAGCACCACCACCAGGCACGTCCTGAAGAACCGATTCTATAAAAGTGAGTGCTGACATCTCACAGGCTTCTCTAGCTCAACCAGTAGAACATTGGGCTGACAACGCAAATACTTTACCAGTTAGAATTGTGCACCTGATCCGGTCCCACTCACCAACTTCCTCCTTTTTACAGGGAGGGCTGCAGTTCTCCCAATTACTGCGTACCAGCTGTCTCCGGCGCTACCGGGACCTGCCGGCCGTCTGGACAGTCAGCTAGGCCAGTATACAGTTTGTAAGCAGCTAGGTAAATTTCACCGTCTTCCAGGTTCTCTCCGAAGCGGGCAGCTGTTCTGGAGACTGATGATGCCGTGTTTCTCAACTGGTGGGTGGTGAAGTGTGtggttaaaaataaattatggcCTCCACCATCCCCACATCACTTCCATCGGTTGACAAATTTTCTTTTGCCTCCAAATGCCCCCGGGTCGTGACTTAATGACCACGGATGAGTGGTGAGGCAAAATCAGCTAACGACCAATGTGATAATTAACTCAGCTG is part of the Paramormyrops kingsleyae isolate MSU_618 chromosome 25, PKINGS_0.4, whole genome shotgun sequence genome and encodes:
- the LOC111853110 gene encoding uncharacterized protein — translated: MSPRVAAMEYSPLIKLLILLLVTFIVCLPELFPPYQVQGRIDLTCMGFQPCLKQRHRELVCPPNTEDTGHRNECLGCTNSSIMGVSPGVTSGNTNGSDSPETGWSRCEITADLEALKWTGANVELSVLQSGDHKLHNATLVGCVDSCELIAGIQHPLICCMEDPASTLNHSHCILCALGFENASINVTLLWTHTQHGFFWSCSYRLVWLAIVMTVILLVISTTTRHVLKNRFYKRRAAVLPITAYQLSPALPGPAGRLDSQLGQYTVCKQLAQISPLTRASSPAALSTICEAEETESLWAEG